Proteins from a single region of Sphaerochaeta globosa str. Buddy:
- a CDS encoding GntR family transcriptional regulator translates to MDDTSRKVCDQAYANIKKKILDFEYKPGESIAETTLSASLGISRTPIREALRRLEQDGLLENKNGRKKVTIITVDDLQQIFELKIAIEGMVMRNCAETRTEKDISKLRKAIKQMTDLEDKARNGFTKNLFNEWGEVNAAFHSLTYKIANNSRAEAIINNLNMQWHRWRVGITAMEWRLERNISEHIQFCEAIIEGDGGKAFQLMEKHTKDLFNTVVNIIKTFSLD, encoded by the coding sequence ATGGATGATACCTCACGAAAAGTATGTGATCAAGCGTATGCAAATATTAAGAAAAAGATTCTGGATTTCGAATATAAACCGGGTGAGAGCATCGCTGAAACCACATTATCCGCGAGCTTAGGTATTAGTCGGACACCGATACGAGAAGCTTTGAGACGTCTCGAACAAGATGGACTTTTAGAAAATAAGAATGGACGGAAAAAAGTTACAATCATCACAGTTGATGACTTGCAGCAAATATTTGAACTGAAAATTGCTATTGAAGGCATGGTAATGAGAAACTGTGCAGAAACTCGCACAGAAAAAGATATTTCCAAATTGAGAAAAGCCATTAAACAAATGACTGATCTTGAAGATAAAGCAAGAAATGGATTCACGAAAAATTTATTTAATGAGTGGGGTGAGGTAAATGCCGCCTTCCATTCACTTACGTATAAGATTGCCAATAATTCCAGAGCTGAAGCAATTATCAATAATCTCAATATGCAATGGCATCGTTGGCGCGTTGGTATTACTGCAATGGAATGGAGACTGGAACGAAATATCAGTGAGCATATCCAGTTTTGTGAGGCAATTATTGAGGGAGATGGAGGGAAAGCTTTTCAGCTTATGGAAAAACACACAAAAGACTTGTTTAATACTGTTGTCAATATTATTAAAACATTCTCTCTGGATTAG
- a CDS encoding aspartate/glutamate racemase family protein → MNRIALIHTVPTVYLSFANGLKELLPDTKITNMLDDFLASDAEVRGYFSKENQRRLYSFLDAAEKTHPDVIAVTCSTLSPYVVAARALYDIPLVTIDELMICESVRIGTSMLIVSTAESTVIPTKNKLLDEAVRQKKHILIDNIVCNEAYVAIKNRDTERHDKHVLKAIHEIQKNYDVIILAQASMAHLEQQVRAITSSIVVSSPRFCIQNIMAVLKTCQ, encoded by the coding sequence ATGAACAGGATAGCTTTGATCCATACCGTACCAACCGTGTATTTGTCATTTGCAAATGGACTCAAGGAATTGCTTCCTGATACGAAAATTACCAATATGCTCGATGATTTTCTCGCAAGTGATGCAGAAGTACGCGGCTATTTTTCAAAAGAGAATCAAAGACGGTTGTATAGTTTTTTAGATGCGGCAGAAAAAACTCATCCGGATGTAATCGCTGTGACATGCTCAACCCTATCCCCGTATGTTGTGGCTGCAAGGGCTTTATATGATATTCCACTCGTGACTATTGATGAATTGATGATTTGTGAATCTGTTCGGATAGGGACTTCGATGTTGATTGTCTCAACTGCAGAAAGTACTGTTATCCCAACAAAAAACAAATTATTGGATGAAGCCGTAAGGCAGAAAAAACATATTCTTATCGATAATATTGTGTGTAATGAAGCATATGTCGCAATAAAGAATCGCGATACAGAAAGGCATGATAAACATGTCCTTAAAGCAATACATGAAATACAAAAAAACTACGATGTGATTATTCTTGCTCAAGCTTCCATGGCACATCTCGAACAACAGGTACGTGCAATTACTTCAAGTATTGTAGTCAGTAGTCCACGGTTCTGTATCCAGAATATCATGGCTGTATTGAAAACATGTCAATAA
- a CDS encoding VOC family protein — MIKSVLDHCAVMIQDIEFGINLCETVFGMTVRKTEMKEDRIFQIWFDQGIQLTRSDFPGVPGHEIVNHIGIRVDDVEKCLSLASKYGAKSLEKGLNWLVFPFGLCIEVLPMEKHV; from the coding sequence ATGATAAAAAGCGTTCTCGACCATTGTGCAGTGATGATACAAGACATTGAATTTGGAATTAATCTTTGTGAAACAGTATTTGGTATGACCGTGAGAAAGACTGAGATGAAAGAGGATAGAATCTTTCAGATTTGGTTTGATCAAGGAATCCAACTCACCAGAAGTGATTTCCCAGGAGTGCCGGGACATGAAATTGTGAATCATATTGGGATTCGGGTGGATGATGTAGAGAAGTGCCTCTCGTTGGCTAGCAAGTATGGTGCGAAGTCTCTCGAAAAAGGATTAAACTGGCTTGTATTCCCCTTTGGACTTTGTATAGAAGTACTTCCCATGGAGAAGCATGTATGA
- a CDS encoding isocitrate/isopropylmalate dehydrogenase family protein, protein MRKYNIALLPGDGVGPEVVKEGEKVLRAVSKVVGLDLDYQEYYVGNQRYLEHGEVLPEQTFQDCKAADAILMGAIGLPRAGMKPVTDKYGTEVTGHLMFKLRFDLDLFAGVRPIKSFPGVPSALAGKDRKIDLIILRESTEGLFSSYGGGGVVNDACAYDTQIITRKGTERAARYCFELAIGRNGRPVDGKRLVTCTHKGNVFRSFAYMTKVFNEVAEEYKESVDSELCMIDALTLLMTQRPENYDIILAENMHGDIISDMAAAYVGGMGMAPSGDIGFEHGLFQPSHGSAPTIAGKGLANPTGTILSAKMMLDWLGRKHEDAALTKAAQLIDDAVYQTFLEGVRTSDVAGTASTSMFGDTVVKHIMK, encoded by the coding sequence ATGAGAAAGTATAATATCGCGTTGCTCCCAGGAGATGGCGTTGGCCCTGAAGTAGTGAAAGAAGGAGAAAAAGTCCTTCGAGCAGTCTCAAAGGTAGTGGGACTTGACCTTGATTATCAGGAATACTATGTAGGGAACCAAAGATATCTTGAACATGGAGAGGTTCTGCCGGAACAAACGTTCCAGGATTGTAAGGCTGCTGATGCAATTCTCATGGGTGCAATTGGACTTCCTCGAGCAGGCATGAAACCGGTAACCGACAAATATGGAACAGAAGTCACTGGGCATCTTATGTTCAAGCTCAGATTTGACCTAGACCTTTTTGCAGGGGTTCGACCGATTAAATCGTTTCCCGGTGTTCCTTCCGCACTTGCAGGAAAGGATAGAAAAATAGATTTGATTATTCTGAGAGAGAGTACTGAGGGGTTGTTTTCCTCATACGGAGGAGGAGGAGTAGTCAATGATGCATGTGCCTACGATACTCAGATCATAACCAGAAAAGGAACTGAGCGAGCTGCTCGATACTGCTTTGAGCTCGCTATAGGAAGGAATGGCAGACCTGTTGATGGGAAAAGACTGGTAACCTGTACGCATAAGGGAAATGTATTCAGATCATTCGCTTACATGACTAAAGTATTCAATGAAGTGGCAGAAGAGTATAAAGAAAGCGTTGATTCAGAACTTTGTATGATTGACGCACTTACATTGCTGATGACGCAACGGCCTGAGAACTACGACATTATTCTTGCAGAGAATATGCATGGGGATATTATCTCTGACATGGCTGCAGCTTATGTTGGCGGAATGGGTATGGCTCCGAGTGGTGACATTGGGTTTGAACACGGATTATTTCAACCTTCACATGGAAGCGCTCCTACTATTGCGGGTAAGGGATTGGCCAATCCTACTGGTACGATTTTGTCAGCAAAAATGATGCTTGATTGGTTAGGCCGAAAGCATGAAGATGCAGCACTCACCAAAGCTGCGCAATTGATTGATGATGCCGTGTACCAAACCTTCCTTGAAGGGGTGAGGACATCAGATGTTGCAGGTACTGCTTCTACGTCAATGTTTGGCGATACAGTAGTAAAGCACATAATGAAATAA
- the dctP gene encoding TRAP transporter substrate-binding protein DctP, producing the protein MKKILIMVLVALVATVGVFASGASESGTAAAPKKVVVAHTGNERTTYQTGMLAFKSELESLTNGRFVCEIYPATLGGDKVLMEGLQIGTVDFAEVNTSVVTSIVPELSVLDLPYLFASSEHVYKVLDGEIGAQMLALVQAKAGIVPVAYWENGFRYFTNDVRPITKPDDLKGIKMRSMQSATHLASYRLWGADATPMSISEMITAMQQGVIQGHDNNADTVVANSMWEYQDYFSESGHFYGSKVLAFSPSFWKSLSSEDQKLFVQAVNYARDIQRKEVSVRFEKSIQTLQENGMNVTRKKDIDTDAFIKSVQPVWDEYKNKYGDELIKKIESAR; encoded by the coding sequence ATGAAAAAGATTCTAATTATGGTACTAGTAGCACTAGTAGCCACGGTCGGTGTGTTTGCAAGTGGTGCGTCAGAAAGTGGAACTGCTGCAGCACCTAAGAAAGTTGTAGTTGCTCATACCGGCAATGAAAGAACTACGTATCAGACAGGAATGTTAGCATTCAAATCGGAATTGGAGAGCCTTACAAATGGAAGATTCGTCTGTGAAATTTATCCTGCTACTCTTGGTGGCGATAAGGTTCTCATGGAAGGGCTTCAGATCGGGACTGTCGATTTTGCAGAGGTTAATACTTCTGTTGTAACAAGCATTGTTCCCGAGCTGTCAGTTTTGGACCTTCCCTACTTATTCGCTAGCAGTGAACATGTTTACAAAGTTCTTGATGGTGAGATTGGTGCCCAGATGCTCGCGCTCGTTCAGGCGAAAGCAGGAATTGTTCCCGTAGCATATTGGGAAAATGGGTTTAGGTATTTTACGAATGATGTAAGGCCAATCACAAAACCTGATGATCTGAAAGGCATCAAAATGCGCAGCATGCAAAGTGCAACCCATCTTGCGTCTTATAGATTGTGGGGTGCTGATGCTACTCCGATGAGTATCTCTGAAATGATCACTGCTATGCAGCAGGGAGTAATTCAAGGGCATGACAACAACGCTGACACTGTTGTTGCAAATAGCATGTGGGAATACCAAGATTACTTCTCTGAAAGTGGGCACTTTTATGGAAGTAAGGTGCTTGCCTTCAGCCCGAGTTTCTGGAAATCCCTTTCCTCAGAAGACCAGAAGTTATTTGTTCAAGCGGTCAACTATGCGAGAGATATACAGAGAAAGGAAGTGTCTGTCAGGTTTGAGAAATCAATTCAGACGCTGCAGGAGAATGGCATGAATGTAACAAGGAAGAAGGATATCGATACAGATGCTTTCATCAAATCAGTTCAGCCGGTTTGGGATGAGTATAAAAATAAATATGGCGATGAATTAATTAAAAAGATTGAGAGTGCTCGTTAA
- a CDS encoding TRAP transporter large permease, which yields MIVVVLILIVTMFLGVPIAFSLAGASIVGFLISGTSLMVLGQQLTMGIAKYSLLPLPFFIFSGYLMGQGGISRRLIKVVQAYTGHRTGGVAMVTIISCMIFAAVSGSSSATTAAIGSILIPAMLERKYDRAFAGSVTAVSAELGMIIPPSISMIIYGVITETSIAKLFMAGFLPGIFIGITLIIVSYVLCRKKGYSGSEKASKEEKHNALKDSWLALLMPVVVLGGIYTGIFTATESSVVAVVYAIIVGTFVYKEISWEKFKKSAIDTLTTSGMIMMVIACATAFSFLLTREQIPQNVAIAFSTIAPNSAVFLILTILLLTLTGMFFDSTSAVTVLAGILTPVAIAFGINPIHFGVIMIVNMAIGCVTPPVGVNLFVACKLGDIQMEKMFKELIPFWIVILLDLIVIAFVPQLSLFLPSLMH from the coding sequence ATGATTGTTGTTGTACTAATACTTATTGTTACAATGTTCCTCGGTGTTCCTATTGCTTTCTCATTGGCAGGTGCCTCAATTGTAGGATTCCTAATTTCTGGAACAAGCCTCATGGTACTTGGACAGCAACTTACCATGGGAATTGCGAAGTATTCCTTATTACCCTTACCCTTTTTTATTTTTTCTGGTTACCTGATGGGCCAGGGTGGAATTTCAAGAAGACTTATTAAAGTAGTACAAGCCTATACCGGACATAGAACAGGTGGTGTGGCAATGGTTACCATCATTTCCTGTATGATTTTCGCTGCGGTATCTGGATCAAGTTCTGCAACCACTGCTGCAATCGGTTCAATCCTGATTCCAGCAATGCTTGAAAGAAAATATGATCGGGCTTTTGCGGGTTCTGTCACTGCAGTTTCGGCTGAGCTTGGTATGATTATTCCACCAAGCATTTCCATGATTATCTATGGTGTAATAACTGAAACATCAATAGCGAAATTGTTCATGGCGGGGTTTTTGCCTGGTATTTTCATTGGCATCACTCTGATAATTGTCTCCTATGTACTTTGTAGGAAAAAAGGCTATTCGGGGTCTGAAAAGGCAAGTAAAGAGGAAAAGCATAATGCATTAAAAGACTCATGGCTTGCTCTTCTTATGCCAGTAGTGGTCCTCGGTGGTATCTATACAGGAATTTTTACTGCAACCGAATCTTCTGTAGTAGCCGTAGTGTATGCAATTATCGTTGGTACATTCGTCTACAAAGAAATTAGCTGGGAGAAGTTCAAGAAATCAGCAATCGATACCCTTACAACTTCAGGAATGATTATGATGGTGATTGCCTGTGCAACCGCATTCTCTTTCCTTCTGACGAGAGAACAGATACCTCAAAATGTGGCAATAGCATTCAGTACCATTGCACCGAACTCTGCAGTTTTCCTCATACTGACGATTCTTCTGCTCACTTTGACTGGAATGTTTTTCGATTCTACATCTGCAGTAACTGTACTTGCAGGAATCCTTACCCCTGTTGCTATCGCTTTTGGAATTAACCCAATTCATTTTGGAGTAATCATGATTGTCAATATGGCGATAGGGTGCGTAACGCCTCCTGTGGGAGTAAATCTATTTGTTGCTTGTAAGTTAGGGGATATTCAGATGGAGAAAATGTTTAAGGAACTGATTCCCTTCTGGATAGTAATACTACTCGACCTAATTGTGATTGCATTCGTGCCGCAATTGAGTCTCTTTTTACCAAGTCTAATGCATTAA
- a CDS encoding TRAP transporter small permease, which yields MKGSKREHTDNTFIALVDIFNTWLQYVGILILCIMTITVFVAVLSRFFIGFSLSWVEESATFAMAWICAIGAGLTARKGGLTTIEIGVMWLPEHIKRVVAVIAALISFCIFTVIIYYGTEMAIIVNSQHATTIPMLTMFWVYVAMPFGVLIMFVNTLIHTVEVVRGGAAK from the coding sequence ATGAAGGGCAGCAAACGCGAGCACACTGATAATACATTTATCGCTCTGGTTGATATCTTTAATACATGGTTGCAGTATGTCGGGATTTTAATCCTTTGCATCATGACAATTACAGTATTTGTTGCTGTGTTATCAAGGTTTTTTATTGGTTTCTCATTAAGTTGGGTTGAAGAAAGTGCCACTTTTGCCATGGCCTGGATATGTGCCATTGGTGCTGGCCTGACAGCTAGAAAAGGTGGGCTTACCACCATTGAAATTGGTGTCATGTGGTTGCCCGAACACATTAAGCGTGTGGTTGCAGTTATTGCTGCACTCATCAGTTTCTGTATCTTTACTGTAATTATCTATTACGGAACCGAAATGGCCATTATTGTAAATTCCCAGCATGCAACGACAATACCTATGCTCACAATGTTCTGGGTATATGTCGCGATGCCTTTCGGAGTATTGATAATGTTTGTGAATACACTGATTCATACCGTTGAAGTTGTTCGAGGGGGGGCTGCAAAATGA
- a CDS encoding PTS sugar transporter subunit IIA, whose amino-acid sequence MNIKNKLSPAVIKTSLQGTTKEEVIRELLEVLVEAQLVTDRETVYEALMERERKMSTGLQHGVAIPHAKTTAVKSLVACIGLKPEGVDFAALDGLPSRIFIMTLSPIDRVGPHVQFLAEVSMVIRTEEARERLLQSKNAQDVLSVFGL is encoded by the coding sequence ATGAATATCAAGAATAAATTAAGTCCCGCGGTGATCAAGACATCACTGCAAGGGACGACAAAAGAAGAAGTAATTCGCGAGCTGCTGGAAGTCCTGGTCGAGGCACAGCTGGTAACCGATCGGGAAACTGTATATGAGGCCTTGATGGAGCGCGAGAGAAAGATGTCAACCGGGCTCCAGCACGGGGTGGCTATCCCGCATGCTAAGACGACTGCAGTCAAATCGCTGGTGGCGTGCATCGGTCTGAAGCCGGAGGGAGTGGACTTCGCAGCCCTGGATGGATTGCCGAGCCGGATCTTCATCATGACGCTGTCGCCGATAGATCGTGTGGGACCGCATGTGCAGTTCCTGGCAGAGGTGAGCATGGTAATCAGGACGGAGGAGGCGCGCGAGCGCCTGCTCCAATCAAAGAACGCGCAGGACGTACTGTCCGTGTTCGGGTTGTGA
- a CDS encoding cation:proton antiporter — MAHEMMMLALQLGVILVAAKLCGWFFSRKLGQPKVLGELVAGMVMGPYVLGAIPLGALGPLFPVVSGSIPVTPELYGIATVGSVLLLFTSGLETDLPTFLRFSGKATVVGLGGVIISFFLGAWITVLFNPAVDSLMDPEALFLGIISTATSIGITARILSETRKISSPEGVTILAAAVLDDVISIILLSVVVGISTVSLAGGTVAWGSIGAVALKAVGFWVLCMVAGILLAPRLTKQMKRMESLGVLAEISFGIALLLAGLSEMAGLAMIIGAYIAGLSFSQTDVAGEINERVNAVGEYLVPVFFAVMGMMVDFKALGSILVFGLIYNVAAFIGKIAGCGLPALFVGFNLKGALRIGTGMLPRGEVALIVAGIGLSSGIIGNDMFGVAVMTMLLASVAAPPMILASFKGGSGYRETLVTDEMQGMVTIELQFPSERTADFMRHSLADAFRGEGFFIRTIEGSVRAWQIRKEETVLILRRLGAKLELSAKKEQEAYARLMLMESLVDFQEFADSLRSMQEPEMMGANLLMRMFASQHDETEGPNKVQ; from the coding sequence ATGGCACATGAAATGATGATGCTGGCACTGCAACTAGGTGTAATCCTGGTGGCCGCCAAGCTGTGTGGGTGGTTCTTTTCGCGCAAGCTGGGCCAGCCGAAGGTACTGGGTGAACTCGTTGCGGGAATGGTAATGGGCCCGTACGTACTGGGAGCCATACCCCTTGGGGCTTTGGGACCCTTGTTCCCTGTGGTATCCGGCTCGATTCCGGTGACGCCTGAACTGTACGGAATTGCGACGGTGGGCTCGGTGCTGCTGTTGTTCACCAGCGGGTTGGAAACAGACCTGCCCACGTTCCTGCGCTTCAGCGGGAAGGCCACAGTGGTCGGTCTTGGGGGAGTGATCATATCCTTCTTCCTCGGTGCATGGATCACCGTTCTTTTCAATCCCGCAGTCGACTCCCTGATGGACCCCGAAGCATTGTTCCTGGGCATCATAAGCACAGCGACATCAATTGGGATCACTGCACGAATTTTAAGTGAGACACGCAAAATATCAAGCCCTGAGGGGGTGACCATCCTGGCGGCGGCGGTATTGGATGATGTTATCAGCATCATCCTGCTTTCGGTGGTGGTTGGCATCTCGACGGTGTCTCTCGCAGGGGGCACAGTAGCGTGGGGAAGCATCGGTGCGGTTGCCCTGAAGGCAGTGGGGTTCTGGGTTCTGTGCATGGTCGCAGGAATTCTACTGGCACCACGATTGACAAAACAGATGAAACGCATGGAGTCGCTGGGAGTACTGGCCGAAATCTCGTTCGGAATCGCACTCTTGCTTGCAGGTCTGTCGGAAATGGCGGGATTGGCAATGATCATTGGAGCCTACATCGCCGGACTCTCCTTCAGCCAGACCGATGTCGCCGGTGAAATCAACGAGCGGGTCAATGCTGTGGGTGAATACCTCGTCCCAGTATTCTTCGCTGTTATGGGAATGATGGTCGATTTCAAAGCCTTGGGATCGATTCTCGTCTTCGGACTCATCTACAACGTCGCTGCATTCATCGGCAAAATCGCCGGGTGCGGACTTCCCGCGCTTTTTGTGGGGTTCAACCTCAAAGGGGCGCTGCGCATCGGCACCGGAATGCTCCCTCGCGGTGAAGTCGCCCTGATTGTTGCTGGGATCGGACTATCGAGCGGTATCATTGGAAATGACATGTTTGGTGTCGCAGTAATGACAATGCTTTTGGCATCGGTGGCAGCACCCCCGATGATTCTCGCCTCGTTCAAGGGTGGTTCTGGGTACCGCGAAACATTGGTAACCGATGAAATGCAGGGGATGGTGACAATCGAACTGCAGTTTCCCTCGGAGCGGACGGCCGATTTCATGCGCCACTCCTTGGCTGACGCATTCCGCGGTGAGGGCTTCTTCATCAGGACCATCGAAGGTTCGGTCCGTGCCTGGCAGATTCGCAAGGAAGAAACGGTGTTGATCCTCCGAAGGCTCGGAGCGAAGCTTGAGCTATCCGCTAAGAAAGAGCAGGAAGCCTATGCACGGCTGATGCTCATGGAGAGCTTGGTCGACTTTCAGGAGTTCGCCGACAGCCTGAGAAGCATGCAGGAGCCGGAAATGATGGGTGCGAATCTTCTGATGCGTATGTTCGCATCACAGCATGATGAAACCGAAGGGCCGAACAAGGTCCAGTAA
- a CDS encoding rhamnogalacturonan acetylesterase, which translates to MRQIFLLGDSTCAHKSDDKRPETGWGMALQPLVKKPWQILNLAQNGRSTKSFLDEGLFDCCLDQLTEGDWVFIQFGHNDSKEDEARHTDPWTTFQGNLLLMTDQVLARKAHPVLLTPICRRRFDERGNLVQTHGEYPMAILSLAESRGYAALDMTEKTFQLFNQLGPENSKMLFLHLKKGEHPNYPEGVADDTHLNEWGAQVIATLILSQLRDLYAFVPFLKD; encoded by the coding sequence ATGAGACAGATTTTTTTGCTCGGCGACTCCACCTGCGCCCACAAGAGTGATGACAAGCGCCCGGAGACGGGGTGGGGGATGGCACTCCAACCGCTGGTCAAGAAACCATGGCAGATACTCAATCTGGCACAAAATGGCCGCTCGACCAAGTCATTTCTTGACGAAGGCTTGTTCGATTGCTGTTTGGACCAGCTTACCGAAGGTGATTGGGTTTTCATCCAGTTCGGGCACAATGACAGCAAGGAAGATGAAGCTCGGCATACCGACCCTTGGACAACGTTTCAGGGAAATCTCCTTCTGATGACTGACCAAGTACTGGCAAGGAAGGCGCACCCTGTGCTGCTGACACCTATTTGCAGAAGGCGCTTCGATGAGAGGGGAAATCTGGTCCAAACACATGGCGAGTATCCCATGGCAATCCTTTCATTGGCTGAAAGCCGAGGCTATGCTGCCTTGGATATGACAGAGAAGACGTTTCAGTTGTTCAACCAGCTGGGTCCTGAGAACTCCAAAATGCTGTTTTTGCACCTGAAGAAGGGAGAACACCCCAATTACCCGGAGGGAGTAGCCGATGACACCCACCTGAATGAGTGGGGTGCCCAGGTTATTGCCACCCTCATACTGTCCCAGCTACGGGACTTGTATGCTTTCGTTCCCTTTCTGAAAGACTAG
- a CDS encoding response regulator transcription factor encodes MRLLLVDDDVLVLESLEILLSDDPMLTIAGKAENGAQALSFLQKQSVDLVLLDIQMPVMDGIEAAQRIRAEFPPIKILMLTTFADYRTLHRCLESGASGFLLKSDSTEKQILTIKAVHQGLPVISEQALKSFSDDQLFSDLTQREQDVLMQLAQGLSNKEIATRLCMSEGTVRNMISVMLDKLDLRDRTQLAIAYWQRKSRGR; translated from the coding sequence ATGCGGCTTCTGCTCGTCGATGATGATGTTTTGGTGCTTGAGAGCCTGGAGATCCTGCTCTCCGATGATCCTATGCTTACCATTGCAGGGAAGGCTGAAAATGGGGCACAAGCCCTTTCGTTCCTGCAAAAACAATCAGTTGACTTGGTGCTTTTGGATATTCAGATGCCGGTTATGGATGGCATTGAGGCCGCCCAGCGCATACGGGCCGAATTTCCCCCTATCAAGATTTTGATGCTCACCACCTTTGCCGATTACCGGACGCTGCATCGTTGCCTGGAGTCGGGGGCCTCGGGCTTTCTGCTTAAGAGCGACAGCACCGAGAAACAGATTTTAACGATCAAGGCGGTGCACCAAGGTCTTCCGGTGATCAGCGAGCAGGCACTGAAGAGCTTTTCAGACGATCAGTTGTTCAGCGATTTGACCCAACGGGAGCAGGATGTATTGATGCAATTAGCTCAGGGGTTGAGCAACAAGGAAATCGCTACTAGGCTGTGTATGAGTGAGGGGACGGTGCGTAATATGATCTCAGTGATGCTGGATAAGCTTGATTTGCGTGACCGCACCCAGCTTGCCATTGCGTATTGGCAACGTAAAAGCAGGGGGAGGTAG
- a CDS encoding sensor histidine kinase encodes MAQSKYSLGCEQVTRLMAILLLVSSLLLLFDKLDVPLMLVFLLVLFSLLLRWRFALNPLLFLVDSTALVVVSLFQSDATLLVSLYLYSFASRLQLLALAPFLLYALVVLPLPLALFPVLSVLLGLTMALWQKENTRVQDEADELRLKVYHLQEEEEHLLLDYQDAQQLSRLEERNHIAQILHDSLGHELTAAHLTLKALGSLLQRGEVEKAQDSQAKALVRLQNSLEQLKLAVRQLQSDEEEASRRLKQLFEGFGYPVDLHMSGALEELDPAVQQVLYASAKEALTNVAKHARPTMVKAQIAVTSTTTRMMLENDGLLEERPSEAGNGLRYMRRRVEALGGSVAIQREKTFRLIVTIPSKKEF; translated from the coding sequence TTGGCTCAGAGCAAATATTCGCTTGGTTGTGAACAGGTGACGAGGCTGATGGCAATCCTGCTGTTGGTTTCGTCGCTGTTGTTGCTCTTTGACAAGCTCGATGTCCCGCTGATGCTGGTCTTTTTGCTGGTTTTGTTTTCTTTGTTGCTCCGCTGGAGGTTTGCACTCAATCCTTTGCTTTTTCTTGTGGACAGTACGGCTTTAGTGGTTGTCTCCTTATTCCAAAGCGACGCCACGCTTTTAGTGAGTTTGTACCTCTACAGCTTTGCCTCACGCTTGCAGTTGCTCGCCCTTGCCCCGTTTCTGCTCTATGCCTTGGTTGTGCTTCCCCTTCCTCTGGCATTATTTCCTGTTTTGAGCGTATTGCTGGGCTTGACGATGGCTTTGTGGCAGAAAGAGAATACTAGAGTACAGGACGAGGCGGATGAGCTACGTCTGAAAGTGTATCACCTCCAGGAGGAAGAGGAGCATTTGCTGCTCGACTATCAGGACGCACAGCAGCTTTCGCGTCTTGAGGAGCGCAACCACATTGCACAGATTTTGCATGACAGCCTTGGCCATGAGTTGACCGCTGCACATCTGACGCTCAAAGCGCTGGGGTCATTGCTCCAGCGCGGCGAGGTTGAGAAGGCACAGGACAGCCAGGCCAAGGCTCTTGTTCGTCTCCAGAACAGCCTCGAGCAGCTCAAGCTTGCCGTCAGGCAGTTGCAGAGCGATGAGGAGGAGGCTAGCCGGAGGTTGAAACAGCTGTTTGAGGGTTTTGGTTATCCGGTGGATTTGCATATGAGCGGTGCATTGGAAGAGCTGGATCCTGCAGTTCAACAGGTGCTCTATGCTTCTGCAAAGGAAGCTTTGACCAACGTTGCCAAGCATGCAAGGCCGACTATGGTCAAAGCCCAAATTGCCGTTACCAGCACGACAACCCGCATGATGTTGGAGAATGACGGGCTTTTGGAAGAGAGACCTTCAGAGGCCGGTAACGGACTGAGATATATGCGTCGGCGGGTGGAAGCCCTCGGTGGCAGTGTGGCCATCCAGCGGGAGAAGACCTTTCGCCTCATCGTCACCATCCCTTCAAAAAAGGAGTTTTAA